The Streptomyces aurantiacus genome includes a region encoding these proteins:
- a CDS encoding dipeptidase: MSSNPVAETVASLMPRAKAELTELVAFKSVADFDQFPRSESEGAANWAADALRAEGFQDVALLDTPDGTQSVYGLLPGPEGAKTVLLYAHYDVQPPLDEAGWATPPFELTERDGRWYGRGAADCKGGLVMHLLALRALGANGGVPVHVKVIVEGSEEQGTGGLERYAEEHPELLAADTIVIGDAGNFRVGVPTVTASLRGMTLLHVRVDTLEGNLHSGQFGGAAPDALGALIRVLDSLRAEDGSTTVDGLTATSRWDGLQYDEEQFRKDAKVLDGVGLIGSGTVADRIWARPAVTVLGIDCPPVIGATPSVQAGARALVSLRVPAGVDAAEATKLLQAHLEAHTPWGARVHTEQIGQGQPFRADTASPAYAAMAEAMSAAYDGAEMQYAGQGGSIPLCNTLASLYPRAEILLIGLSEPEAQIHAVNESVSPEELERLAVAEALFLRNYAAS; encoded by the coding sequence ATGTCGTCGAATCCGGTCGCCGAGACCGTCGCCTCGCTGATGCCCAGGGCGAAGGCGGAACTCACCGAGCTGGTGGCCTTCAAGTCGGTGGCGGACTTCGACCAGTTCCCCAGGAGCGAGAGCGAGGGCGCCGCGAACTGGGCGGCCGACGCACTGCGTGCCGAGGGTTTCCAGGACGTCGCCCTGCTCGACACACCTGACGGCACACAGTCGGTGTACGGCCTCCTGCCCGGTCCCGAGGGCGCGAAGACCGTCCTCCTGTACGCGCACTACGACGTGCAGCCGCCGCTCGACGAGGCCGGCTGGGCGACGCCACCGTTCGAGCTGACCGAGCGGGACGGGCGCTGGTACGGGCGCGGGGCGGCGGACTGCAAGGGCGGCCTGGTCATGCACCTGCTGGCGCTGCGTGCCCTCGGGGCGAACGGCGGTGTCCCGGTCCACGTCAAGGTGATCGTGGAGGGATCGGAGGAGCAGGGCACGGGAGGCCTGGAGCGGTACGCCGAGGAGCACCCCGAGCTCCTCGCCGCCGACACGATCGTCATCGGCGACGCCGGGAACTTCCGGGTCGGCGTGCCGACGGTCACCGCCTCGCTGCGCGGTATGACGCTCCTCCACGTCCGGGTGGACACCCTCGAAGGCAACCTGCACTCGGGGCAGTTCGGCGGCGCGGCGCCCGACGCGCTGGGCGCGCTGATCCGCGTACTCGACTCGCTGCGTGCCGAGGACGGCTCGACGACGGTCGACGGGCTCACGGCCACCTCGCGGTGGGACGGTCTGCAGTACGACGAGGAGCAGTTCCGCAAGGACGCCAAGGTCCTCGACGGTGTCGGGCTGATCGGCTCGGGCACGGTCGCCGACCGCATCTGGGCGCGGCCCGCCGTGACGGTGCTCGGCATCGACTGCCCGCCGGTGATCGGCGCCACCCCGTCCGTGCAGGCGGGCGCCCGCGCGCTGGTCAGTCTGCGCGTGCCGGCGGGCGTGGACGCCGCCGAGGCGACCAAGCTGCTCCAGGCCCACCTGGAGGCGCACACCCCGTGGGGTGCGCGGGTGCACACCGAGCAGATCGGTCAGGGGCAGCCGTTCCGCGCCGACACCGCCAGCCCCGCGTACGCGGCGATGGCGGAGGCGATGAGTGCCGCGTACGACGGCGCCGAGATGCAGTACGCGGGGCAGGGCGGCTCCATCCCGCTGTGCAACACGCTCGCCTCCCTGTACCCGCGGGCGGAGATCCTGCTGATCGGGCTGAGTGAGCCGGAGGCGCAGATCCACGCCGTGAACGAGAGCGTGTCGCCCGAGGAGCTGGAGCGGCTCGCCGTCGCGGAGGCCCTGTTCCTGCGGAACTACGCGGCGAGCTGA
- a CDS encoding geranylgeranyl reductase family protein has protein sequence MSSENSSDDAQRVWDVVVVGAGPAGASAAYAAAVAGRRVLLLEKAELPRYKTCGGGIIGPTRDALPPGFELPLQDRVHAVTFSLDGKFARTRRSKQMLFGLINRPEFDQQLVEHAQKAGAELRTGVTVSRVEQHGSAVPDRRTVAVVLQDGETVLARAVVGADGSASRIGAHVGVKLDQVDLGLEVEIPVPETVAEDWKGRVLIDWGPLPGSYGWVFPKGDTLTVGVISARGEGAATKRYLEDFVARLGLAGFEPSISSGHLTRCRADDSPLSRGRVLVCGDAAGLLEPWTREGISFALRSGRLAGEWAVRIAEAHDAVDVRRQALNYAFAIKAGLGVEMSIGKRMLAIFERRPGVFHAALTGFRPAWKAFTGITRGSTSLGEMVRTHPMAGRALTALDR, from the coding sequence GTGAGCAGCGAGAACTCTTCGGACGACGCACAGCGGGTGTGGGACGTCGTCGTCGTCGGCGCGGGGCCCGCGGGCGCCTCGGCCGCCTATGCGGCAGCGGTCGCGGGGCGTCGCGTCCTGTTGCTGGAGAAGGCGGAACTGCCCCGCTACAAAACGTGCGGCGGCGGCATCATCGGACCGACCCGTGACGCACTGCCACCCGGGTTCGAGCTGCCGTTGCAGGACCGGGTCCACGCGGTCACGTTCTCGCTCGACGGCAAGTTCGCGCGCACCCGCCGTTCCAAGCAGATGCTCTTCGGGCTCATCAACCGGCCGGAGTTCGACCAGCAGCTCGTCGAGCACGCGCAGAAGGCGGGCGCCGAACTGCGTACGGGGGTGACGGTCTCGCGGGTCGAACAGCACGGCTCGGCGGTCCCGGACCGGCGCACGGTGGCCGTGGTCCTCCAGGACGGCGAGACGGTGCTGGCGCGGGCCGTGGTCGGCGCGGACGGCAGCGCCAGCCGCATAGGAGCACACGTCGGGGTGAAGCTCGACCAGGTCGACCTCGGCCTGGAGGTGGAGATCCCGGTGCCGGAGACGGTCGCGGAGGACTGGAAGGGGCGGGTCCTCATCGACTGGGGCCCCCTTCCCGGCAGTTACGGATGGGTGTTCCCCAAGGGTGACACCCTCACCGTCGGAGTGATCTCGGCGCGGGGCGAGGGCGCCGCCACCAAGCGGTACCTGGAGGACTTCGTCGCCCGGCTCGGCCTCGCCGGCTTCGAGCCCAGCATCTCGTCCGGGCACCTGACACGCTGCCGCGCCGACGACTCGCCGCTGTCGCGGGGCCGGGTGCTGGTGTGCGGGGACGCGGCGGGGCTCCTGGAGCCGTGGACCCGCGAGGGGATCTCCTTCGCGCTGCGTTCGGGGCGGCTCGCGGGGGAATGGGCGGTGCGGATCGCGGAAGCACACGACGCGGTGGACGTCCGCCGGCAGGCGCTGAACTACGCCTTCGCGATCAAGGCGGGGCTGGGAGTGGAGATGAGCATCGGCAAGCGCATGCTCGCGATCTTCGAGCGGCGGCCCGGGGTGTTCCATGCCGCGCTCACGGGCTTCAGGCCCGCGTGGAAGGCGTTCACGGGCATCACCCGGGGCTCCACCTCGCTGGGTGAGATGGTGCGTACGCATCCGATGGCGGGGCGTGCCCTGACAGCGCTCGACCGCTGA
- a CDS encoding MarR family winged helix-turn-helix transcriptional regulator encodes MAAVEKAEQGLVGQWRDILAVHARTLCELDRALHQHGLGASDFEVLDVLAAGVPADGGLACRVQEIAERVHLSQSALSRLIGRLEKDGLVERCMCPEDRRGVRVSLTPKGRTLHGEVLPLQRAVLGRMLAGGAQD; translated from the coding sequence ATGGCGGCTGTCGAGAAGGCCGAGCAGGGGCTCGTGGGCCAGTGGCGCGACATCCTCGCGGTGCACGCCCGCACACTGTGCGAACTTGACCGTGCGCTTCACCAACACGGCCTGGGTGCCAGCGACTTCGAGGTTCTCGACGTACTGGCCGCGGGCGTACCCGCCGACGGCGGGCTCGCCTGTCGCGTCCAGGAGATCGCCGAGCGGGTGCACCTGAGCCAGAGCGCGCTGTCCCGGCTGATCGGCCGCTTGGAGAAGGACGGCCTGGTGGAGCGCTGCATGTGCCCGGAGGACCGCCGGGGCGTGCGCGTGTCCCTCACACCGAAGGGGCGCACCCTGCACGGCGAGGTGCTGCCGCTGCAACGGGCGGTGCTGGGGCGGATGTTGGCCGGCGGGGCCCAGGACTGA
- a CDS encoding NUDIX hydrolase, whose translation MIVVWINGAFGAGKTTTARELIDLIPNSTLFDPEIIGAGLTQLLPAKRLAEVGDFQDLPIWRRLVVDTAAAMLAELAGVLVVPMTLLRQEYRDEIFGGLASRRIAVRHVLLAPAETILRERIAGREVPPDLPDGEMRVRQWSYDHIEPYRAALSNWLTADAHPVDNGTLTPYETAVRVAEAVSSGTVPVCDIVQTPEPTAETVAAGVLLFDEQDRVLLVDPTYKAGWEFPGGVVESGEAPARAGIREVAEETGIELTDVPSLLVVDWEPPVPPGYGGLRLLYDGGRLDGGEAGRLLLPGPELRGWRFVTEEEAAGLLPPVRYERLRWALRARERGAALYLEAGVPRG comes from the coding sequence GTGATTGTTGTCTGGATCAACGGTGCGTTCGGTGCGGGAAAGACGACCACCGCACGGGAACTGATCGACCTGATCCCGAACAGCACACTCTTCGACCCCGAGATCATCGGTGCCGGGCTGACGCAACTGCTGCCCGCCAAGCGCCTCGCCGAGGTCGGCGACTTCCAGGACCTGCCGATCTGGCGGCGGCTCGTCGTCGACACCGCGGCCGCGATGCTCGCCGAACTCGCAGGCGTGCTCGTGGTTCCCATGACGCTGCTCCGCCAGGAGTACCGCGACGAGATCTTCGGCGGACTCGCATCCCGCAGGATCGCGGTACGCCATGTCCTGCTCGCCCCGGCGGAAACGATCCTGCGCGAACGAATAGCCGGGCGGGAGGTCCCGCCGGACCTCCCCGACGGGGAGATGCGGGTGCGCCAGTGGTCGTACGACCACATAGAGCCCTACCGCGCCGCCCTCTCCAACTGGCTCACCGCGGACGCGCACCCCGTCGACAACGGCACACTCACCCCGTACGAGACCGCCGTACGCGTCGCCGAGGCCGTGAGCAGTGGAACCGTGCCGGTCTGCGACATCGTGCAGACCCCCGAGCCCACCGCGGAGACCGTCGCGGCGGGGGTGCTTCTCTTCGACGAGCAGGACCGGGTCCTGCTCGTCGATCCGACGTACAAGGCCGGCTGGGAGTTCCCCGGCGGCGTCGTCGAATCCGGCGAGGCGCCCGCCCGCGCGGGCATCCGCGAGGTCGCCGAGGAGACCGGCATCGAACTCACCGACGTACCGAGCCTGTTGGTCGTCGACTGGGAGCCTCCGGTGCCCCCGGGCTACGGAGGCCTGCGTCTCCTCTACGACGGCGGCAGGCTCGACGGCGGCGAGGCCGGACGGCTGCTGCTGCCGGGCCCCGAACTGAGGGGCTGGCGCTTCGTCACCGAGGAGGAGGCTGCCGGGCTCCTGCCGCCCGTCCGCTACGAGAGACTCCGCTGGGCGCTGCGCGCACGGGAGCGGGGCGCCGCCCTGTATCTGGAGGCCGGAGTGCCGAGGGGATAG
- a CDS encoding maleylpyruvate isomerase family mycothiol-dependent enzyme — protein sequence MEIAEFIRVLDREGRTLTAAAEKAGPGAEVRTCPGWRVRDLLRHTGMVHRWATAFVAEGHTSYRPDGGLPDLDGAELLTWFHRGHRRLVDTLTAAPPDVDCWAFMPAPSPLAFWARRQAHETTVHRADAESALGGEPSAIAVDFAVDGIDELLLRFHARDKSRVRTDEPRVLRVRATDTDAAWTVRLSSGPPAAERGEVADADCEFTGTAAQLYLALWNRRPVPGVTGDASLATLWRERSGVTWS from the coding sequence ATGGAGATCGCCGAGTTCATACGAGTCCTGGACCGGGAAGGCCGGACGCTGACCGCGGCCGCCGAGAAGGCCGGGCCGGGCGCCGAGGTGCGTACCTGCCCGGGCTGGCGGGTGCGGGACCTGCTGCGGCACACCGGCATGGTGCACCGGTGGGCCACGGCGTTCGTCGCCGAGGGGCACACGTCGTACCGGCCGGACGGCGGCCTGCCGGACCTCGACGGCGCAGAACTGCTGACGTGGTTCCACCGCGGGCACCGGCGGCTCGTCGACACGCTCACCGCCGCGCCGCCCGACGTGGACTGCTGGGCTTTCATGCCCGCCCCGTCACCGCTCGCGTTCTGGGCTCGGCGGCAGGCCCACGAGACGACCGTGCACCGGGCCGACGCCGAGTCCGCACTCGGCGGCGAACCGAGCGCGATCGCCGTGGACTTCGCGGTCGACGGCATCGACGAGCTGCTGCTCCGCTTCCATGCGCGCGACAAGAGCAGGGTGCGTACGGACGAGCCACGCGTACTGCGGGTCCGGGCCACGGACACGGACGCCGCGTGGACCGTACGCCTGTCGTCCGGGCCGCCTGCAGCCGAGCGGGGTGAAGTGGCGGACGCCGACTGCGAGTTCACGGGCACGGCCGCGCAGCTCTACCTGGCGCTGTGGAACCGTCGGCCCGTCCCGGGCGTGACGGGGGACGCGTCACTCGCGACGCTGTGGCGGGAAAGGTCGGGCGTCACCTGGAGCTGA
- a CDS encoding sensor histidine kinase — translation MAGMEEQRTRRCGGPPWTRGGPPRRRWPGPPWWNHRDEEEEGVRRPRLPWRSTLLLTLFVLVGSNFAAEGQPEREQLDALARVLLLAGTLLLLWRQRYPVLVMYGTSASALLYFSVGYPYGPIFLTVALACFSAVVAGHRRAAWAALGTLWVVHLLVGHAFYRWLPPKGDPASSWGDEVAVAAWIVAILAVSELARVRREQWDRDRAERRQAARRRADEERLRIARELHDVLAHSISVINVQAGVGLALLDSDPEQARTALTTIKAASKEALGEVRQVLDTLRTPGDAPRAPAPGLDRLPELVEQAAGAGLTVAVENRGGDRKLSPGADLAAFRIVQEALTNVVRHSGSRFARVRVDRTADALRLRVDDDGPATGEDAGGSGNGLAGMRERAAALGGTIEAGPREDGGFRVLAVLPLRNARGAPGASPAQPGKRGSSSRPGTTSQPARPPEPGRPSTSGMPPAPEETAESREFEEDR, via the coding sequence GTGGCCGGCATGGAAGAGCAGCGCACACGCCGGTGCGGCGGACCTCCCTGGACCCGCGGCGGACCGCCGCGGCGCCGGTGGCCCGGGCCACCGTGGTGGAACCACCGCGACGAGGAGGAAGAAGGCGTCCGCCGCCCTCGGCTGCCGTGGCGCTCGACGCTGCTCCTCACCCTGTTCGTCCTCGTCGGGAGCAATTTCGCCGCCGAGGGACAGCCCGAGCGGGAGCAGCTCGACGCCCTGGCCCGGGTCCTGCTCCTCGCAGGCACTCTCCTGCTCCTGTGGCGGCAGCGTTACCCGGTGCTCGTGATGTACGGCACCTCGGCCTCGGCTCTCCTCTACTTCAGCGTGGGATACCCGTACGGGCCGATCTTCCTCACGGTCGCGCTCGCCTGCTTCAGCGCGGTCGTGGCAGGGCACCGCCGGGCGGCCTGGGCCGCGCTCGGTACGTTGTGGGTGGTTCATCTCCTGGTGGGGCACGCGTTCTACCGATGGCTGCCGCCGAAGGGTGACCCGGCCTCCTCGTGGGGTGACGAGGTGGCCGTCGCCGCCTGGATCGTGGCGATCCTCGCGGTCTCCGAACTCGCCCGCGTCCGCCGTGAGCAGTGGGACCGCGACCGGGCGGAGCGCAGGCAGGCGGCCAGGCGGCGCGCCGACGAGGAACGGCTGCGCATCGCCCGCGAACTGCACGACGTCCTGGCGCACAGCATCTCGGTCATCAACGTCCAGGCGGGTGTGGGTCTCGCGCTGCTCGACTCCGACCCGGAGCAGGCCCGCACCGCGCTCACGACCATCAAGGCCGCGAGCAAGGAGGCACTGGGAGAAGTGCGCCAGGTACTCGACACACTCCGCACGCCCGGAGACGCGCCGCGCGCTCCGGCGCCCGGGCTCGACCGGCTTCCCGAACTCGTGGAACAGGCCGCGGGCGCAGGGCTGACCGTCGCCGTGGAGAACCGGGGCGGGGACCGGAAGCTGTCTCCGGGTGCCGATCTCGCCGCTTTCCGTATCGTCCAGGAGGCGCTGACCAACGTCGTACGGCACTCGGGGTCACGCTTCGCGCGCGTGCGGGTCGACCGCACGGCCGACGCGTTGCGGCTGCGTGTCGACGACGACGGCCCGGCGACCGGCGAGGACGCGGGCGGCAGCGGCAACGGACTGGCCGGAATGCGGGAGCGGGCGGCGGCCCTGGGTGGCACGATCGAGGCCGGACCGCGAGAGGACGGCGGTTTCCGGGTTCTGGCGGTGCTGCCTCTGAGGAACGCCCGCGGGGCGCCGGGGGCATCGCCCGCGCAGCCCGGGAAGCGTGGCAGTTCCTCACGGCCCGGGACGACCTCGCAGCCCGCGAGGCCCCCGGAGCCCGGTCGGCCCTCCACGTCCGGGATGCCCCCGGCGCCCGAAGAAACCGCAGAGTCCCGCGAGTTCGAGGAGGACCGGTGA
- a CDS encoding response regulator yields MIHVLLADDQSLVRAGFKALLDAQPDIEVVGEAADGEEALRGVRELRPDVVLMDIRMPSLDGLAATRRITDDPDLRDVRVVMLTTFELDEYVFEAIRCGASGFLVKDTEPDELLRAVRAVVEGDALLSPGVTRRLIAEFAARSKEPAAADALAGLTEREREVMALVGIGLTNDEIARRLVVSPLTAKTHVSRTMVKLGARDRAQLVVLAYESGLVRPGWLG; encoded by the coding sequence GTGATCCACGTACTGCTCGCCGACGACCAGTCACTGGTCCGTGCGGGGTTCAAGGCGCTCCTGGACGCCCAGCCGGACATCGAGGTGGTCGGCGAGGCCGCCGACGGGGAGGAGGCCCTGCGGGGAGTACGCGAACTGCGCCCCGACGTCGTCCTGATGGACATCCGGATGCCGTCGCTCGACGGTCTCGCCGCGACCCGTCGTATCACCGACGACCCGGACCTGCGGGACGTCAGGGTCGTCATGCTCACCACGTTCGAACTCGACGAGTACGTCTTCGAGGCGATTCGGTGCGGGGCGTCCGGATTCCTCGTCAAGGACACCGAACCGGACGAACTCCTGCGTGCCGTCCGGGCGGTGGTCGAGGGGGACGCGCTGCTCTCACCGGGTGTGACGCGACGTCTGATCGCAGAGTTCGCGGCCCGCTCGAAGGAACCGGCGGCCGCGGACGCGCTCGCCGGACTCACCGAGCGGGAACGGGAGGTGATGGCGCTGGTCGGCATCGGACTGACGAACGACGAGATCGCGCGGCGTCTCGTGGTCAGCCCCCTGACGGCCAAGACCCACGTCAGCCGCACCATGGTGAAGCTCGGTGCCCGAGATCGGGCCCAACTCGTCGTGCTCGCCTACGAGTCGGGGCTCGTGCGGCCCGGCTGGCTCGGCTGA
- a CDS encoding alpha/beta fold hydrolase: MLFDFTHDHDGEQLSGVYGGDPSGVTAVVLHGAGTSSTERLLPLVQEFVAHGCRGVAFDFSGHGESTGKLGELSLRRRFDQAVAVIDAYAGADGPLVLVGFSMSGQTVADLVRHYGDRVAALGLCAPAVYTAEAWDVPFEDGNGRFSEIIRRPDSWQQAPALEVLRAYESRAVLAVPGTDAVLPPAVTESVQDALTARAQYTRFDLPDAQHQLGQWFRDHAEDRRGFVEAVLTGLDDRGWTATRAWVAKQLGHDRSVTYSRLLSGGWSSQMRRLTLDDGTDLVQRTFVKPFFRHHGPGLLAREASVLALLAGQEGIPAPGFVAVDATAEHCDHPTLLMSALPGRVRVDEDDLDRRLDLLAAQLVRVHGVVLAETPRTYQAWTSPERVRAPDGSLWERAVDVIRRDPPPYEGRFLHRDFHPGNVLFAGAGPGLRITGVVDWVETSWGPVDLDVAHCSTALALLHGPAYGLDFRERYEAHGGRDLANDPDHLYWRLLDALHYCPDAAKLAGPWRELGRDDLTPEVLRERLEAYVDSLLQRYG; the protein is encoded by the coding sequence ATGCTCTTCGACTTCACGCACGACCACGACGGTGAACAACTCAGCGGTGTGTACGGCGGTGATCCGTCCGGGGTCACCGCCGTGGTGCTGCATGGCGCAGGCACCAGCAGCACGGAGCGACTGCTTCCGCTGGTGCAGGAGTTCGTGGCCCACGGCTGTCGAGGGGTCGCCTTCGACTTCTCCGGGCACGGCGAAAGCACCGGCAAACTGGGCGAGTTGAGCCTGCGGCGACGTTTCGATCAGGCCGTCGCGGTGATCGATGCGTACGCGGGGGCGGACGGGCCGCTGGTCCTGGTGGGGTTCAGCATGAGCGGGCAGACGGTGGCCGATCTCGTCCGGCATTACGGGGATCGGGTGGCGGCGCTGGGGCTGTGCGCACCCGCCGTGTACACCGCCGAGGCGTGGGACGTGCCCTTCGAGGACGGGAACGGCCGGTTCAGCGAGATCATCCGGCGGCCGGACAGCTGGCAGCAGGCGCCCGCGCTTGAGGTGCTGCGGGCATACGAGAGCCGGGCGGTGCTCGCTGTGCCGGGCACCGACGCGGTTCTCCCACCCGCGGTGACAGAGTCCGTACAGGACGCGCTGACCGCGCGCGCCCAGTACACGCGGTTCGACCTCCCGGACGCGCAGCACCAGCTGGGACAGTGGTTCCGCGATCACGCCGAGGACAGGCGGGGGTTCGTTGAGGCGGTGCTGACCGGCCTCGACGACCGTGGCTGGACGGCCACGCGTGCGTGGGTGGCCAAGCAGCTCGGCCACGACCGGTCAGTCACCTACTCCCGCCTACTGTCCGGTGGCTGGAGCTCCCAGATGCGCCGGCTCACGCTCGACGACGGCACGGACCTGGTGCAACGGACCTTCGTGAAGCCGTTCTTCCGCCACCACGGGCCCGGACTGCTCGCCCGTGAGGCGTCCGTCCTGGCGCTGCTCGCCGGGCAGGAAGGCATCCCGGCGCCCGGGTTCGTCGCTGTGGACGCCACGGCCGAACATTGCGATCACCCGACCCTGTTGATGTCCGCGCTGCCGGGCCGCGTCCGCGTGGACGAGGACGACCTCGACCGGCGCCTGGACCTGCTCGCGGCCCAGCTCGTCCGCGTCCACGGCGTTGTACTCGCCGAAACACCGCGCACGTACCAGGCGTGGACGTCCCCGGAGCGCGTCCGGGCCCCGGACGGTTCTCTATGGGAGCGGGCCGTCGACGTGATCCGCCGCGACCCGCCGCCGTACGAAGGCCGCTTCCTGCACCGCGACTTCCACCCCGGGAACGTGCTCTTCGCGGGAGCCGGGCCAGGGCTGCGGATCACCGGTGTCGTGGACTGGGTCGAGACCTCGTGGGGACCTGTCGATCTGGACGTGGCGCACTGCTCGACCGCGCTCGCGCTGCTGCACGGACCGGCGTACGGGCTGGACTTCCGCGAGCGGTACGAGGCACACGGCGGCCGCGACCTCGCCAACGACCCCGACCACCTGTACTGGCGGCTGCTCGACGCCCTGCACTACTGCCCCGACGCCGCGAAGCTGGCCGGGCCGTGGCGTGAACTAGGGCGGGACGATCTAACGCCCGAGGTGCTGAGAGAACGGCTGGAGGCGTACGTGGACAGCCTGCTGCAGCGATACGGCTGA
- a CDS encoding DUF6332 family protein, producing the protein MGHTGGRRTQSERDAITVEIGYAVASAVFAAAVVFGVVVGPALLFDLPDGLEGVLLAAGTALAAVLFLLRVVSVLVRFRQGPQPSQPGRTSPDS; encoded by the coding sequence ATGGGACACACCGGGGGACGACGGACCCAGTCCGAGCGGGACGCGATCACCGTGGAGATCGGATACGCCGTGGCCAGCGCCGTGTTCGCCGCGGCGGTGGTGTTCGGGGTCGTCGTCGGTCCCGCACTGCTCTTCGACCTGCCGGACGGCCTCGAGGGAGTCCTGCTCGCCGCCGGGACGGCACTCGCGGCCGTCCTCTTCCTCCTGCGGGTGGTCTCGGTGCTGGTCCGGTTCCGGCAGGGGCCTCAGCCGAGCCAGCCGGGCCGCACGAGCCCCGACTCGTAG
- a CDS encoding MFS transporter — translation MTSPLTSPAAQGRWTPRLWGTLLVLCAAMFLDALDVSMVGVALPSIGSELDLSTSTLQWIVSGYILGYGGLLLLGGRTADLLGRRQVFLVALGVFALASLLGGLVDSGPLLIASRFIKGLSAAFTAPAGLSIITTTFPEGPLRNRALSIYTTCAATGFSMGLVLSGLLTEASWRLTMLLPAPIAVIALVAGLKLIPRSERDRTHRGYDIPGAVLGTASMLLLVFTVVQAPEVGWTTARTLLSFLAVAVLLTVFVRVERRSPSPLIRLGVLRSGNQIRAQLGAMMFFGSYVGFQFLVTLYMQSLLGWSALHTALAFLPAGALVALSATKMGAIVDRFGTPRLIVAGFALMVVGYALFLRVDLDPVYAAVILPSMLLIGAACALVFPSLNIQATNGVDDHEQGMVSGLLNTSVQVGGAIFLAIVTAVVTANSSGGSSPQAVLDSYRPGLVVVTAVALAGLLITATGLRGQRTRQTTILVAKSGPASDTGGVPGTGADQGEDLVREDGRVAARD, via the coding sequence ATGACCTCTCCGCTCACCTCCCCCGCGGCCCAGGGGCGCTGGACGCCTCGCCTGTGGGGCACCCTCCTGGTGCTCTGTGCCGCGATGTTCCTCGACGCGCTGGACGTGTCGATGGTCGGTGTCGCCCTCCCGTCCATCGGTTCCGAACTCGACCTCTCCACCTCGACCCTGCAGTGGATCGTCAGCGGCTACATACTCGGTTACGGCGGCCTGCTCCTCCTCGGCGGCCGCACCGCGGACCTCCTCGGCCGCCGTCAGGTCTTCCTGGTGGCCCTCGGCGTCTTCGCTCTCGCCTCACTGCTCGGCGGACTCGTCGACTCCGGACCGCTGCTGATCGCGAGCCGGTTCATCAAGGGCCTGAGCGCCGCGTTCACCGCGCCCGCCGGCCTGTCGATCATCACCACGACCTTCCCGGAGGGCCCGCTGCGCAACCGCGCCCTCTCGATCTACACGACCTGCGCCGCCACCGGCTTCTCGATGGGCCTCGTCCTGTCCGGCCTGCTCACCGAGGCCAGTTGGCGCCTGACCATGCTGCTGCCCGCGCCCATCGCGGTGATCGCCCTGGTCGCCGGTCTGAAGCTCATTCCGCGCAGCGAACGCGACCGGACCCACCGCGGCTACGACATCCCCGGCGCCGTCCTCGGCACCGCCTCGATGCTGTTGCTCGTCTTCACCGTCGTCCAGGCACCCGAGGTGGGCTGGACCACGGCCCGTACGCTGCTGTCGTTCCTCGCGGTCGCGGTCCTGCTCACCGTCTTCGTACGCGTCGAGCGGCGCAGCCCGAGCCCGCTGATCCGGCTGGGCGTGCTGCGCTCGGGCAACCAGATCCGGGCCCAGCTGGGCGCCATGATGTTCTTCGGCTCGTACGTCGGCTTCCAGTTCCTCGTCACCCTCTACATGCAGTCGCTGCTCGGCTGGTCGGCTCTGCACACCGCGCTCGCCTTCCTGCCCGCGGGCGCGCTGGTGGCCCTGTCCGCGACGAAGATGGGCGCGATCGTCGACCGGTTCGGGACACCGCGGCTCATCGTGGCGGGCTTCGCCCTGATGGTCGTCGGCTACGCGCTGTTCCTGCGCGTCGACCTGGACCCGGTGTACGCGGCGGTGATCCTGCCGTCGATGCTGCTGATCGGCGCGGCCTGCGCGCTGGTCTTCCCGTCGCTCAACATCCAGGCCACCAACGGCGTCGACGACCACGAGCAGGGCATGGTGTCGGGCCTGCTCAACACCTCGGTGCAGGTGGGCGGCGCGATCTTCCTGGCGATCGTGACGGCCGTCGTGACGGCGAACTCCTCCGGCGGTTCCTCGCCGCAGGCGGTCCTCGACAGCTACCGGCCCGGCCTGGTCGTGGTGACCGCGGTCGCCCTGGCAGGCCTGCTGATCACGGCCACCGGGCTGCGCGGGCAGCGTACGCGGCAGACGACGATCCTGGTCGCCAAGTCCGGTCCTGCCTCTGACACCGGGGGCGTCCCGGGGACCGGGGCCGATCAGGGAGAAGACCTCGTGCGGGAGGACGGGCGCGTGGCGGCCCGCGACTGA